ACATTGGCGGTGTGCTTTAGCGTCGATTGCCGTTTTAGTGAACGGCTTTCACGACAGGAGAGTTAGTGGGGAGTATTTCCTCTGCTATACCTAAATTTAAGTGCGTAATGTACTTGAAACTCTCCTCCTGAAAGTGTGTTCGAGAAATCTGGCCCGCCTTTTGGCGGGCATTTTTTTATTTTCGATTGACTTATTTCCACTTCCTGTTCGTATTAATCCCTTCTTTTAAAGTTGCCATGGCTTGAGTGCATCGACTGACACGGTGTGCGGTTGCTGGGCTTTTGTTGCTATTTTGGCTTGCGAGCACACATCCTTGGGCCAGGATACCAAGAGTGTGGACCGCTTCCGCCTAGCAGTCATTTCTCCGCCAGTGTATTCTTCCGCTTTACCAGCGAGGCACCCCAGGCGGTCGGCTTTTAGACGTTGGCATTCGAAGAATGTCTGTGCGAGAGCGGATAATGTTATGGGGTATAAGAATATTGCAGATGGGGAAACTATGACCGCCTTGGGAAATTGTGCAGACGGTCCAACGGCTGGCGAGACGCAGCCACTAAAAATATGCCTTTTGGGGTATCGCAGCAATCCACACAGTGGTGGTCAGGGCATCTACCTGCGCTACCTAAGTAAAGCACTGGTAGATGCTGGTCACTCCGTGGATGTTATTTCTGGCCAGCCCTACCCAGAACTCGATGAGCGCGTAAAACTCATCAAAATGCCAGGGTTGAATCTCTATGAAGTTGAGCGTCCAGCGCGGGCCTTGAAACCTCGCCACCTGCTGTCGTGGGCGGATTTTTTTGAATGGTGGAGTAAGCTTACCGGCGGTTTTGCCGAGCCTTATACGTTTGGCCGTCGGGTAAATAAATACCTGCGCAAGCACGGCAAACAATACGACATTGTTCACGATAACCAATCACTGTGTTACGGCTTGCTGGATATCGAGAAAAATGGATTGCCTGTTGTCGCGACAATTCATCACCCCATTACCCGGGATCGTCAACTGGCAATAGATGCCGCCCCCGATTGGCGTTTTCGTTTGCTGGTACGTCGCTGGCATAATTTTTTGAATATGCAGATTAAGGTGTCGCGGAAACTTCGCCATATCGTGACCGTTTCCAGGCAATCTGAGCGGGATATTATCGAGCAGTTTGGCGTGGCTCCCGAGCAGATTCACCTGATTTACAACGGTATTGATACCGAATTATTCAACCCAGGGGCAGAGAATAAGCGCTTGCCTCTGCGAATTATGACCACCGCATCGGCAGATCAGCCGCTCAAAGGTCTGCGCTTTTTATTACAGGCGCTGGCGGAATTGCGCCAGGAATATGAAAACATAGAGTTGTTGGTGGTTGGCAAATTACGCGAAGGTGGCGCTACGGAACGCTTGCTTCACGATCTGGATCTTCAGGATAGGGTTCAGTTTGTCTCCGGTATTTCTAACGAAGAACTGGTCGATAATTACCGCAAGGCTACAGCGGTAGCTTGCCCATCGCTCTACGAGGGATTTGGTTTACCTGCCGGGGAGGCAATGGCATGTGGTGCTCCGGTAGTATCCAGTGACGGGGGTGCTTTGCCTGAGGTGGTTGGGGATGCCGGAATTGTGGTCCCTGCAGGAAATCACGAAGCTTTGGCTAATGCCCTGCGCCAGGTTTTATCCAGCGAAGCGCTGCGAAAAGAACTCAGTGAGAAAGGTCGCCAGCGCATTGAAAATAAATTTTCCTGGAAAATCGCTGCAGAGAGTTTGGTGAAATATTACCGGGAAATTCTCGGACATACACTGGCGGAACAACCCAGTAGTCATGAAATAGAAACTCCGAATATGCGCAGTGCGGAGGCGGCTTGATGATTACTGTAGATCCCCAGCACTTAAATCTTCGCCCTGGCCAAAAAGTCCTCGACTTGGGGTGCGGTGAAGGGCGCCATTCCATTCACTTGATGATCACCGATGAGGTTGATGTTTACGGCATTGATCTGTGTTTTGATGATGTGCGCACTGCCAGTGAGCGAGCGGAACCTTTTCGCTCTCCCGAGCATTCAAAAGGTCGCTTGCAGTTTGGAGTTGCCAATGGCTTGCAACTACCATTTGCCGATGGGAGTTTTGATGTGGTTATCTGCTCAGAGGTACTTGAGCATATCCCCGATTACAAGTCTGTCCTGGCTGAGATTAACCGGGTATTAAAACCCTCCGGTATTTTTGCCGCGACAGTACCGGCATTTC
This DNA window, taken from Microbulbifer sp. VAAF005, encodes the following:
- a CDS encoding glycosyltransferase family 4 protein gives rise to the protein MGYKNIADGETMTALGNCADGPTAGETQPLKICLLGYRSNPHSGGQGIYLRYLSKALVDAGHSVDVISGQPYPELDERVKLIKMPGLNLYEVERPARALKPRHLLSWADFFEWWSKLTGGFAEPYTFGRRVNKYLRKHGKQYDIVHDNQSLCYGLLDIEKNGLPVVATIHHPITRDRQLAIDAAPDWRFRLLVRRWHNFLNMQIKVSRKLRHIVTVSRQSERDIIEQFGVAPEQIHLIYNGIDTELFNPGAENKRLPLRIMTTASADQPLKGLRFLLQALAELRQEYENIELLVVGKLREGGATERLLHDLDLQDRVQFVSGISNEELVDNYRKATAVACPSLYEGFGLPAGEAMACGAPVVSSDGGALPEVVGDAGIVVPAGNHEALANALRQVLSSEALRKELSEKGRQRIENKFSWKIAAESLVKYYREILGHTLAEQPSSHEIETPNMRSAEAA